A region from the Chanodichthys erythropterus isolate Z2021 chromosome 5, ASM2448905v1, whole genome shotgun sequence genome encodes:
- the hk1 gene encoding hexokinase-1, which translates to MIAAQLLAYYFTELKDDQVKKIDKYLYAMRFSDETLRDIMARFRREMENGLGRDTNPTATVKMLPTFVRSIPDGSEKGDFIALDLGGSNFRILRVKVSHEKKQTVQMESQIYETPEDIIHGSGTRMFDHVAECLGDFMEKQKIKDKKLPVGFTFSFPCAQSKLDEAVLLTWTKRFKASGVEGMDVVKLLNKAIKKRGDYEADIMAVVNDTVGTMMTCGFDDQRCEVGIIIGTGTNACYMEELRHIDLVEGDEGRMCINTEWGAFGDDGTLEDIRTEFDREIDRGSLNPGKQLFEKMVSGMYMGELVRLILVKMAKEGLLFEGRITPELLTKGKIETKHVSAIEKSKEGLNKAKEILTRLGVEPSEDDCIAVQHVCAIVSFRSANLIAATLGAILTRLKDNKGAPRLRTTVGIDGSLYKMHPQYSRRLHKTVRRLIPETDVRFLLSESGSGKGAALVTAWAYRLADQTRQIAETLAEFRLTKDQLLEVKKRMRIEIQNGLSKNTQNTATVKMLPTYVRSTPDGSENGDFLALDLGGTNFRVLLVKIRSGKRRTVEMHNKIYAIPIEVMQGTGEELFDHIVHCISDFLDYMGMKNARLPLGFTFSFPCRQTSLDAGILVNWTKGFKATDCEGEDVVSLLREGIKRREEFDLDVVAIVNDTVGTMMTCAYEEPTCEVGLIAGTGSNACYMEEMRNIETVDGVDGRMCVNMEWGAFGDNGCLDDIRTQYDNAVDDLSLNAGKQKYEKMCSGMYLGEIVRNILIDLTKRGFLFRGQISETLKTRGIFETKFLSQIESDRLALLQVRSILQHLGLDSTCDDSIIVKEVCGAVSRRAAQLCGAGMAAVVDKIRENRGLDHLDITVGVDGTLYKLHPHFSRIMHQTVKELAPNCNVTFLLSEDGSGKGAALITAVGCRLRQQEQKS; encoded by the exons ATGATAGCGGCACAGCTTCTGGCCTACTACTTCACTGAACTGAAGGATGATCAGGTCAAAAAG ATTGACAAATACTTATATGCCATGCGGTTCTCGGATGAGACGCTGCGTGACATCATGGCCCGCTTCCGAAGGGAAATGGAAAATGGACTGGGACGAGACACCAACCCGACAGCTACTGTCAAGATGCTGCCCACCTTTGTAAGGTCCATTCCTGATGGTTCAG AAAAAGGAGATTTCATTGCCTTGGATCTGGGCGGCTCTAATTTCCGTATTCTGCGGGTGAAAGTGTCTCATGAGAAGAAACAAACTGTGCAGATGGAAAGTCAGATATATGAGACTCCAGAGGACATCATCCATGGCAGTGGAACACGG ATGTTTGACCATGTTGCAGAATGTCTTGGAGACTTCATggagaaacaaaaaattaaGGACAAGAAGCTTCCTGTGGGTTTCACGTTCTCATTCCCTTGTGCCCAAAGCAAGCTGGATGAG GCTGTTTTGCTGACATGGACGAAACGCTTCAAGGCCAGTGGGGTGGAGGGAATGGATGTTGTAAAGCTTCTAAATAAAGCAATCAAAAAACGTGGA GACTATGAGGCAGATATCATGGCTGTTGTCAATGACACTGTTGGAACTATGATGACCTGTGGCTTTGATGACCAACGCTGTGAAGTCGGCATTATTATTG GTACCGGCACTAATGCATGTTACATGGAGGAGCTCAGACACATTGACCTGGTGGAGGGAGATGAAGGCAGGATGTGTATTAATACCGAATGGGGGGCATTTGGAGACGACGGCACATTGGAGGATATCCGAACTGAGTTTGACAGGGAGATCGACCGTGGGTCCCTCAACCCTGGCAAGCAATT GTTTGAGAAGATGGTCAGTGGGATGTACATGGGTGAGCTGGTGAGGCTGATCCTGGTCAAGATGGCTAAAGAAGGCCTGCTGTTTGAGGGCCGCATCACTCCGGAGCTGCTTACAAAAGGAAAAATTGAAACAAAGCATGTTTCTGCCATTGAGAA GAGCAAAGAGGGACTTAACAAAGCCAAGGAAATTTTGACACGCTTGGGTGTGGAGCCATCTGAAGACGACTGCATTGCCGTACAGCATGTCTGCGCTATTGTCTCTTTTCGCTCTGCTAATCTAATTGCTGCCACTCTGGGGGCAATCCTCACACGTCTCAAGGACAATAAGGGCGCCCCGCGCCTCCGCACCACAGTGGGCATCGATGGATCCCTATACAAGATGCACCCACA gtattcccgGCGGTTGCACAAAACTGTGCGTCGTCTGATTCCAGAGACTGATGTTCGCTTCTTGCTCTCTGAAAGTGGAAGTGGCAAAGGAGCTGCACTGGTGACAGCCTGGGCTTACAGGTTGGCCGATCAGACACGTCAAATTGCAGAGACGCTGGCAGAGTTCCGCTTGACCAAAGACCAACTGCTGGAGGTGAAAAAGAGGATGAGAATTGAGATCCAGAATGGACTGAGCAAGAACACTCAAAACACAGCCACTGTCAAGATGCTGCCCACTTATGTGCGGAGTACCCCAGATGGATCAG AAAATGGTGACTTTTTGGCTCTGGATCTGGGAGGTACAAACTTCAGGGTGCTTTTGGTAAAGATTCGCAGTGGCAAGAGACGAACTGTGGAGatgcataataaaatatatgccATTCCCATAGAAGTAATGCAAGGAACTGGAGAGGAG CTCTTTGATCACATTGTGCACTGCATATCTGACTTCCTGGACTATATGGGGATGAAGAACGCCCGTCTGCCACTGGGCTTTACCTTTTCTTTCCCCTGCAGGCAAACTAGCCTGGATGCG GGAATCCTGGTAAATTGGACAAAGGGCTTTAAAGCCACAGACTGTGAAGGTGAAGATGTTGTCAGCCTTCTCAGAGAGGGGATCAAGAGGAGAGAG GAGTTCGATTTGGATGTTGTAGCCATAGTGAATGACACAGTGGGTACAATGATGACCTGTGCATATGAGGAACCCACATGTGAGGTTGGGCTAATCGCAG GAACGGGCAGCAATGCTTGCTACATGGAGGAAATGCGAAACATTGAAACAGTTGATGGAGTGGATGGCAGGATGTGTGTGAACATGGAGTGGGGAGCGTTTGGAGATAATGGCTGCCTGGATGACATCAGGACTCAGTATGATAATGCTGTGGATGATCTCTCCCTCAATGCCGGCAAACAAAA ATATGAGAAGATGTGCAGTGGCATGTACCTGGGTGAGATTGTACGGAACATCTTGATTGACTTGACAAAGCGTGGCTTCCTCTTCAGAGGACAGATCTCTGAGACCCTGAAAACCAGGGGTATCTTTGAAACCAAGTTCCTTTCCCAAATTGAGAG TGACCGTTTGGCGCTACTGCAGGTCAGATCCATTCTGCAGCATCTGGGCTTGGACAGCACATGCGATGACAGTATTATCGTCAAGGAAGTGTGTGGAGCGGTTTCCCGCCGGGCTGCCCAGCTCTGTGGAGCAGGAATGGCTGCTGTTGTAGACAAAATCCGGGAGAACCGTGGCCTGGACCATCTGGACATCACAGTTGGGGTTGATGGCACCCTGTATAAGCTCCATCCACA TTTCTCACGGATAATGCATCAGACTGTGAAGGAGCTCGCCCCCAACTGCAACGTCACCTTCCTTCTCTCAGAAGACGGAAGCGGGAAAGGCGCCGCCTTGATCACCGCCGTTGGGTGCCGCCTCCGCCAGCAAGAACAAAAAAGCTGA
- the hkdc1 gene encoding hexokinase HKDC1, with amino-acid sequence MFAVHLLSFYFSKLQEDQIKKVDRFLYAMRLSDDQLADISSRFRLEMEKGLSNESNAAAAVKMLPTHVYSTPDGSEKGEFLALDLGGSKFKVLQVKVSEDGKGKVQMESETFPIPEEILNGRGTELFEHVAESLKSFLQKRHINHKRKPLGFTFSFPCAQSKIDEGVLLSWSKNFKVRGVQGTNVVQSLRKAIRKVGDLDVDVLAMVNDTVGAMMTCGYDDQNCEVGVIIGTGTNACYMEEMRHIDLVEGDEGRMCINTEWGAFGDDGVLDDYITSFDREIDAASINPGKQLFEKMVSGMYMGELVRLILLKMAKKGLLFRGQVSDALRTKGTFQTNHICLIEQYKGGLENTKEILEDLGLNPNEDDCIAVQHVCTIVSFRSANLVAAALAAILTRIRENKKLKTLRTTVGVDGTVYRTHPQYPKRLHKVVRHLVPDCHVRFVLSESGSAKGAAMVTAVAQRLASQRKEIDDTLATFALNSTQLQKVKEKMRMEMERGLKKDSHPTASVKMLPTYVYRTPDGTERGKYLALDLGGTNFRVLVVKIRTGMRNSVRMYNKIYAIPLEIMQGTGEELFDHIAQCISDFLDYMGMKNTRLPLGFTFSFPCSQTGIDKGDLVCWTKGFKATDCEGYDVVDMLREAIKRRNEFDLDIVAIVNDTVGTMMTCAYEDPKCQIGLIAGTGSNVCYMEEMKNIEFVEGDEGQMCINTEWGGFGENDNIEDIRTRYDREVDGGSLNAGKQRFEKMTSGMYLGEIVRQILIDLTKRGLLFRGRITERLKTKGIFETKFLSQIESDRLALLQVRCILQSLGLDGTCDDSIIVKEVCGVISRRAAQLCGAGMAAVVDKIRENRGLEHLEITVGVDGTLYKLHPHFSTILKDTVRELAPNCKVDFILSEDGSGKGAALITAVARQHHIEKQEPQ; translated from the exons GTAGACCGATTTCTGTATGCCATGCGCCTGTCAGATGATCAGCTGGCGGACATATCATCTCGGTTTCGGCTGGAGATGGAGAAAGGACTGTCAAATGAGAGCAATGCTGCGGCTGCAGTGAAGATGCTCCCAACGCACGTTTATTCAACACCCGATGGCTCAG AGAAGGGTGAGTTTCTGGCACTGGATCTGGGGGGTTCAAAATTTAAAGTATTACAGGTGAAGGTTTCAGAAGATGGAAAGGGGAAAGTCCAGATGGAAAGTGAAACTTTTCCCATCCCTGAAGAGATCCTTAATGGCAGAGGAACAGAG CTTTTTGAGCATGTGGCAGAATCTTTGAAGTCTTTTCTACAGAAACGCCACATTAATCACAAAAGAAAACCTCTCGGCTTCACCTTCTCTTTCCCATGTGCGCAGTCCAAAATAGATGAG GGTGTCTTACTGTCATGGTCAAAGAATTTCAAGGTTAGAGGTGTCCAAGGGACCAATGTTGTGCAGTCATTACGGAAAGCCATTCGAAAAGTTGGG gatCTTGATGTGGATGTCCTGGCTATGGTCAATGACACGGTGGGGGCCATGATGACCTGTGGATATGATGACCAGAACTGTGAGGTGGGGGTTATTATAG GTACTGGCACTAATGCGTGTTACATGGAGGAAATGCGACACATTGATCTCGTAGAAGGAGATGAAGGCAGGATGTGTATTAACACTGAATGGGGGGCATTCGGAGATGATGGTGTGCTTGATGATTACATCACAAGTTTTGACCGTGAAATTGATGCCGCCTCAATTAATCCAGGAAAACAGCT TTTTGAAAAGATGGTGAGTGGGATGTACATGGGAGAGCTTGTGAGACTCATCCTGCTGAAGATGGCCAAAAAGGGTCTACTGTTTCGTGGCCAAGTCAGCGATGCTCTCAGGACAAAGGGAACATTCCAGACCAACCATATCTGCTTGATTGAACA GTATAAAGGTGGTTTGGAGAACACCAAGGAGATCCTGGAAGACCTGGGACTTAATCCCAATGAAGATGACTGCATCGCTGTCCAGCATGTCTGCACCATTGTGTCCTTCAGGTCAGCTAATCTGGTTGCTGCCGCTTTAGCTGCCATCTTGACACGGATCAGAGAAAACAAGAAGCTGAAGACTCTTCGGACCACTGTAGGAGTGGATGGGACGGTCTACCGAACACATCCACA GTACCCCAAGAGGCTCCACAAGGTGGTCCGCCATCTGGTGCCCGACTGTCATGTTCGTTTTGTGCTGTCTGAAAGTGGCAGTGCAAAAGGTGCCGCCATGGTGACTGCAGTGGCTCAGCGGTTAGCTTCACAACGTAAGGAGATTGATGATACCCTTGCGACCTTCGCATTgaactccacacagctccagaaAGTGAAGGAGAAGATGCGCATGGAGATGGAACGAGGCTTGAAGAAAGACTCCCATCCCACTGCATCAGTCAAAATGCTGCCCACATATGTTTACAGGACTCCAGATGGGACAG AAAGAGGAAAGTACCTTGCCTTGGATCTTGGTGGAACCAATTTCCGTGTGTTGGTGGTTAAGATTCGTACCGGTATGCGGAATTCAGTCCGGATGTACAACAAGATTTATGCCATCCCACTGGAGATCATGCAGGGCACAGGAGAGGAG ttgtTTGACCACATAGCTCAGTGTATCTCGGATTTCTTGGACTATATGGGGATGAAGAACACTCGTTTGCCTCTTGGCTTCACCTTCTCTTTCCCATGCAGTCAGACAGGTATTgataag GGAGATCTGGTCTGCTGGACGAAAGGCTTCAAAGCGACAGATTGTGAGGGCTATGATGTTGTGGATATGCTGAGAGAGGCCATCAAAAGAAGAAAT GAATTTGACCTTGATATCGTTGCTATAGTGAATGACACAGTTGGCACAATGATGACATGTGCATATGAGGACCCTAAATGTCAGATTGGTCTTATTGCTG GAACGGGCAGTAATGTGTGTTACATGGAGGAGATGAAGAACATCGAGTTTGTGGAGGGTGATGAAGGGCAGATGTGTATAAACACTGAGTGGGGAGGATTTGGAGAAAATGATAATATTGAGGACATCCGGACCAGATATGACCGAGAGGTGGACGGAGGCTCACTTAATGCAGGAAAACAAAG GTTTGAAAAGATGACCAGTGGGATGTATTTGGGAGAGATTGTAAGGCAGATTCTCATTGATCTCACAAAACGCGGTCTTCTGTTTCGTGGTCGCATTACAGAGAGACTGAAGACCAAAGGCATCTTTGAGACCAAGTTTCTCTCACAGATTGAGAG TGACCGTTTGGCACTATTGCAAGTGAGGTGCATTCTGCAGAGTCTAGGCTTGGATGGCACATGTGATGACAGTATTATTGTGAAGGAAGTGTGTGGAGTCATTTCCCGCCGAGCAGCTCAGCTCTGTGGTGCAGGAATGGCTGCTGTTGTAGACAAAATCCGAGAGAACCGTGGACTAGAGCATTTGGAGATTACTGTGGGAGTGGACGGCACCCTTTACAAGTTACATCCACA CTTCTCCACGATCTTAAAGGACACTGTCAGAGAACTTGCTCCCAATTGTAAGGTGGATTTCATCCTATCAGAGGACGGCAGTGGGAAAGGGGCGGCCCTGATCACAGCTGTAGCACGACAGCATCATATAGAGAAACAAGAACCTCAATAG
- the tacr2 gene encoding substance-K receptor: protein MDITLDPLSTSVLYDDEDGNETSTNLFEQPDWQVALWAIAYSLIVIVSIIGNVTVIWIILAHKRMRTVTNYFIVNLAFSDASMATFNTVFNFVYALHNDWYFGLGYCKFQNFFPITAMFSSIYSMAAIAVDRYMAIIHPLKPRLSSTTTKVLIGVIWTVAFSLAFPQCYYASTKFYFPRTVCMVEWPDDYGGKHQLSYQIAVIILIYLLPLLVMLVTYSLVGQRLWGGEIPGEASDHYQNQMQAKRKVVKMMIVVVTTFAICWLPYHIYFILGSFNRDIYKQHYIQQVYLAIFWLAMSSTMYNPIIYCCLNQRFRSGFRKAFQWCPFVKISEEDNMELQHMRTFHMRRSYRTETTSVVVRNHASEPEDTTFKLIKA, encoded by the exons ATGGATATCACTTTGGACCCCCTTTCAACATCTGTTCTTTACGACGATGAAGACGGAAACGAAACCTCCACCAATCTGTTCGAGCAGCCGGACTGGCAGGTGGCATTATGGGCGATTGCATACTCTTTGATCGTAATTGTGTCCATCATTGGCAATGTCACTGTTATTTGGATAATTCTGGCACATAAACGCATGAGGACAGTGACCAACTACTTCATTGTAAACCTCGCCTTTTCTGATGCTTCTATGGCAACTTTTAACACTGTCTTCAATTTCGTGTATGCTTTGCACAATGACTGGTATTTTGGTTTAGGATACTGCAAATTTCAAAACTTCTTCCCAATAACAGCAATGTTCTCAAGCATTTATTCAATGGCGGCTATTGCTGTTGACAG ATATATGGCTATAATCCATCCCCTGAAGCCCAGGCTCTCCTCCACTACTACTAAAGTTCTGATCGGGGTCATCTGGACCGTGGCTTTTTCACTGGCCTTCCCTCAGTGTTATTACGCCAGCACCAAGTTCTACTTCCCTCGGACTGTTTGTATGGTGGAATGGCCTGATGATTATGGAGGGAAACATCAGCTCTc GTATCAGATTGCTGTGATTATCCTGATCTACTTGCTCCCTCTGCTGGTGATGTTGGTGACGTACAGCCTGGTGGGACAGAGGCTGTGGGGAGGTGAGATCCCTGGAGAAGCATCAGACCACTACCAGAACCAGATGCAGGCGAAACGGAAG GTTGTGAAGATGATGATAGTGGTGGTGACAACCTTTGCAATATGTTGGCTGCCCTACCACATCTACTTCATTCTGGGGAGCTTCAACAGGGACATATACAAGCAGCACTACATCCAGCAGGTCTATTTGGCCATCTTCTGGTTAGCCATGAGTTCCACTATGTACAACCCTATTATCTACTGCTGTCTAAACCAAAG ATTCCGTTCAGGTTTTCGCAAAGCGTTCCAGTGGTGTCCCTTCGTCAAGATTTCTGAGGAGGACAACATGGAACTGCAGCACATGAGGACCTTTCACATGAGACGTAGTTATCGCACCGAGACCACCAGTGTGGTGGTCCGAAATCATGCCAGTGAACCAGAAGACACCACATTCAAACTAATCAAAGCCTGA